ACCGCCGAAAGAGGCGCGCTCCAGAGCGTCTCGACCGCGCCCTGACTGGTCCGGTCGAGGGCGAGCTTGAGGGCCGCCGCGTAAGGAATGGGCGCAACGGGATAGGCCCTGGCGGGCTCGGGGTCGCGGACGACGACCTCGCTGCCCAGACCCCGGATGAGCGGCCGGGCGATCGAGGCGGGAATCGGCGTGATCAGGTTGACCCAGTAGGACGACAGGCGCGGCGATAGGACCGGCACCGGGATCATGGTGCGCGTCAGGCCGCGCGCGGCGGCGTAGCCAAACATCATCTCGCGGTAGCTGAACACGTCCGGCCCGCCGATCTCGACGACCTTGTGGCCTTTGGGTGGCCGCTCTATGGCGTGCTCGAGATAGGAGAGCACGTCGCGCACGGCGATGGGCTGGACCCGGGTGCCGACCCATTTAGGAGTGATCATGACCGGCAGGCGCTCGGTCAGGTAGCGGATCATCTCAAAGGACAGGCTGCCCGAGCCGACGATGATGGCGGCGCGGAACTCGGTGGTGGGAATCCCGGTAGAGGCGAGGCTACGGCCCGTTTCCTGGCGAGACTCGAGGTGGCTCGACATCTCCCCTTCGTTGCCGAGCCCGCCCAGGTAGACGATGTGCCTCACCTCCGCCTCACGCGCCGCTTGGGCAAAGTTCAAGGCGGCGCGGCGGTCGCGGTCCTCGAAGCCCCTGGCCGAGGCGCCCATCGAGTGAATCAAGTAGTAGGCGGTATCTATGCCCTCGAGCGCCGCCGGCAGCGTCGCGGGCTCGAGCACGTCGCCTTGAACGACCTCAACACGCTCCACCCAGGCCTTGCCCTGGAGATGCTCCTTGTCGCGGGCCAAACAGCGGATCTCGCGCCCGTTCTCCAAGAGCCGCGCCACCAGCCGCCCGCCGATATAACCCGTCGCCCCCGTTACCAGAATCTTGTTCATGCTTGGCGCCCCTTCTGCGTTTGCCGTCCTTCTTTTGCCGTCCTTCTTTTGCCGTCCCTCGTATAGTGTCCCTCATCGTGAGAAAGAACACGCGGATCCAGCACGCTATTGTGGCAGTGACGGCGTTTGCCGTAGGGATACATTTTAAGCTATATATTGACATATATACGTAAGCTATATATACTGTATTGCGATAGAGGAGGAAGACATGACCGAATTGAAGCTGCTCAACCGGGCGGAGTTCGACGAGCATCTTGCCGCCCTGCCCGAGAACCAGCCGCTCAGCCTGGCGCTCATCGACCTCGACCACTTCCAGGAGGTCAACGAGTCCCACGGCCAGGCCGTCGGCGACGAGATTTTGCGGGGCGTCGAGCGCATCCTCACCCGCAGCCTGCCCGCTGAGGCCATCGTCGCGCGCATCGGCGGCGACGAGTACGCGGCGGCCCTGCCCGACATGCCCGCCGAGAGCGCGCTCATCTTGCTCGAGGAGGTCCGCGGCCACTTCTCTTCGCGCGAAGCCTCGCCCAGCCTGCCCCGGAAGATGACGCTCTCGGTGGGCATCGCCGGCCGGCCGCCCCACGCCAAGACCTTGGAGGAACTCTTTCGCGCCGCCGACGAGGCCCTCTACCGGGCCAAGAGCGAAGGGCGCGGGCGGACCGCCATCTACGTCGAGTCCAAGATGACCTTAAAGAGCAACTACTATCCCAAAGCCGGCCTGGAGCGCCTCGCCAAGCTCTCCAACGCCCTGAACCGCACCGAGGCCAGCCTCCTGCGCGAGGCGCTCGACAGCCTCTTGGGCAAGTACAGCGAGGAGCTGTGACACGCGCCCCGCTCCACCCGCCACTACCCAGTTCGTGCGGCGGTTTTACCACGGGATCAGCCTCTGAGCGCTTCGGTGGGATCAAGCGTCTCGCGGCTCCGTGAGCAGCCTGACGCCGTCTAAAACCTCGCGCACGCGCTCGGCCGAAAGCCTGCCCATCCTTTCGTCCAGTTGCCCCTTGTCCACGGTGAAGATGTGCGACACGTTGACGACGCTCCGCTTGGAAAGCCCGGCCTCCCTTGGCTCGAGCAGAACGTTTCCCGGCGCAGTGGCGCGCTTTAGGTTGGAGGTCAGGGCGCAGACCACCACCGTGTTGATGCGGCTCCGGTTGAAGACGTTGTTTTGAATGACGACGTGGGGATGACGGAAACCGGGTTCCGAAGCCGAGGGTTCAGCGAGGCTGATCCAAAAGACATCGCCCTGCCGGACTACCATTCGCCTTCTACGAGCTGCTGGTGCCGGCGGCGCATGTGATGGCGGAGCCGTTCTTCAACCGGATCCTCGTCGCGGTAGGCTTCGTCGAGGCGCTCGAGCAGCTTCTGGCTCTGCCGGCGTTCGATAAAGGCTTCCAGCGCCAGTGCAAAAACCTGACTGCGGGAGACCTTCATCTCCGCGGCCAGAGTCTCAGCCTGCTCAAAGAGCGATTCTCGGAGTGAGATAGCGGTTTTGACGGTTGCCATGCTGCTGGACCCTTTCTGCTGTCAGGTTTTATACCACAGGTTTTATACCAACGGTATAATCACAGCGTATAAGTACAGGGTAACAGCCGTCAATCTTTCACAAAGCCTTATGTGAAACCAACCTGGCGGGCGCCATGCTCGAGCAGTTGGGTCGCCCCGAGAAGAGGGCAACACTGTACGGCAGCCGTCGGCTATGACGGCCGGCGCCTAGGACGGCTGGCGCCGCAGCCTGAGGCCGTGGGCCAGGTCGAACAGCAGCAGGAAGCCGCCCTGCACCGTGACGCCCCAGCCGTTGCCCCTGGCGAAGGCGTCGTCTTGGCCCAGGGTGACGACCAGCAGCAGGCCGACCGCGACGTAGAGCAGGTCCAGTCCGGCACTACCAAGGAGCAGCCTGCGCAGCTTGCGGCTCTCCGCCTCGAGCACTTCGGGCGCGTGCGGGTCTTTCAGCTCCGCCAGCCTGCGGCGCAGCCTGCGCTGGGCGACGAGAGCGATGGCGCCGTCGATGACGCCCCAGACGACCGCTTGCAGGCCGAAGCCGCGCCAGAAGCCGGGGATGGTCAGCATGGCGACGCCCAGGCCGACGCTGAGCCCGCTCCACATGAGCAGCTGCCAGGCGATGAGCAGCTGGCGCGCCCACGGGCTCACGCGCTAGTCCTCGATGGGGGTCAGGTTGCGGAGATCGCCGAAGATCTGCCAGCCGACCGACCCAGGCGTCGCCTCGAGCCTCTGGCCGATAAGCTCCTCGAGCCAGGGCAGCATCGCCTTGGGGTCGTCGCCTTGCTGAACGTCCAGCTTGACCACGGTGAACTGGTAGATGCGCTGGCTGGCGGCGAGGGTGCCGTCGTCGAAAAAGGTAAAGGGCGGGGTGATGGTGTCCCAGATGAGATAGATGTCCTCGCCGAGGGTTTCGGGAAGGTAATCGCCCAACTCGATGCTCGCCTCTTGCGGATGCCAGATATAGCCCTGCAGGAGTTTGATGGCGCTGTCGTTCATGCCTTGTCGTTCATGCTAAATCTTTCATGCTAAATCTTTCATGCTAGCGCCTGCCGAGCGCGAGCTCGGGCAGGCAGGCGTCCCATGCTTGGCGGAAGCCCCTGAAGTGCTCGAGCAGGATGCCCCTGTAGCCCAGCTTCCGGCAGGCCTCGATGTTGCCCACGTTGTCGTCCACAAAGATCGTCGCCTCGGGTGGAACGCCGAGCGCCGCGCTCAGGGCGGCAAAGGCCCTGGGGTCGGGCTTGCGCACGGCGATCTCGTTGGAGAAGACGAAGTGCTCGATGCGGCTATAGCGCGGATCGCCCCGCACCGCGTCGCAGAGGACGGGCACGTTGTTGGAGAGCATGCCGACGGTGTAATGTTCAGGAATGCTGGCGAGGACCTCGAACATGGCCGCGCGCTCCCTCACCGACCCCAAAAAGGTCGCTCTAAAGGTTTCAAAGGGCAAGGTCAGGCCGGAGCGCTCGAGAAACCGTTGGTGAAACGCCGCCATGCTAAAGGCGCCCACCTCGAAGGCTTCCATCAGGGGAAAGTAGCTCTTGGCGATCTCGTCTTCCTTGACCCCAAACGCCCGCGCCAGGTTGCGCACCGCGCCCCCGTCGAAGGTGCCCTCGGTAAAGATGCCGCCCCAGTCAAAGGCGATAGCCTTGATCTCAGTCATCGGCCTCATTATACCGGTCTCTTGATTATACCGGTCTCTTGGGCGGGGCTCGCCGGACGGGCGGCGGGCGTTTCTTTGCAGGGGTCAGACCTCGACCTGCCTTGCCGTCTGCCGTGCGGGCAGGCGCGCCCTTGCTTCGGAGACCTGATACCAGCGAAAGAACACCACGGTAAAGACGGTGGTCAGAACGATCATGCCGCAGAGGCTCATGATCACGCCGCCGAGCTGCTGGTCGGCGAGCGGGCTGATGTCGAAGACCCGGGGTGCCAGCGCGTAGCTCGGATAGAGCAGGCTGGGCGAGAAGGTGATGAAGCCGACGATGGGCAACTGCGTCACCGACAGGCCGAAGATGTAGATGAGCTGGCCGCCGTGGTGCAGGCGCCGCAGCTGCGGGGTGGGGCTGAGGAGCGGCCACCACATGAGGATGCCGGCCAGGAGAAAGGAGAGGTGCTCGAGGTTGTGGACCAGCCTCGAGGTCAGGGTGGCTTCGTAGAAGGCGGGCATGTGCCAGAAGACCAGGACCACGTTGAAGACGACCAGGGCGATGACCGGCTTGGTGAGCAGGCGCGCCAGCCAGAAGAGGCGCACGCCGCGCAGGAGCGGATAGAGCAGCCAGGGCGGAATGCCGTTTAGCAAGAGCGGCGGCACCAGGTAGATGAGGAGCATGTGCTGGGCCATGTGGGCGCTGAAGAGAAAGGTGCTGCCAAGCAGATCCAGCGGCGACCCCAGGGCCAGATAGAGGGCGACGAGGCCCAGGACAAAGTAGAGGCTGTGGGTTTTGGGGAAGGACTTGGCGGGCGCGTGATGGGCGCGCAGCGGGCCGACCATCACAAAGTAGCCGAGGGCGGTGGCCAGCAAGCCGGCGATGAGCGGGGGTTCCAAGTGCCAGGACCAGATCATGTCGTCAAGGGTTGAAGGCTGCGACCTGCGCCTCGGTGACCAGGCCGGCGGCGTTGTCGAAGCCCTGGCGGAGGTAGCTCAAGACGGCGGCCAGTTCGCGGTCGCTGAGCACGATGAGGCTGGGCATGTCGCCATGACCGGAGTGGGGAACCCCCGCCAGCGTGCTCACCTCACCCTGCACGACCGGGTTGTCGCGCAGCGAAGCGATGCCGGCGCGGCCCTGGCCGTCCGGCAGGTGGCAGCGCACGCAGGCCGCGCTGTAGAGGTGTTGACCCTGAGCGAGCAAGCTGTGGGCCTCGTCGGCGCTGAGTCCCACCGCGGCCAGATCGGCGGCTGGAGGGGGTTCGCTTGCCTCCGCCGGCTCGAGGACGCCCGTATCGTCGGTCAGGAGGGGGTCGCTTGGGGTAGGTACTGGAGCCGCGGCGGCGGGTGCGTCCGCGGGGGCGGTCTCTGGCGCGGGAACCGTGGGGAAGACGCCCAGAGGGGCATCCTCCCTATCTTCAGGATCCCCGTCTTCAGGATCCCCGTCTTCAGGAGTCCCTTCGGGTTCGGGCACTTCGGGAGGCGCGCTGCGCATGAGCACGCGGTCCGCCTCCCGTACGGGCGCGGTGACGCCTGGTTCGGGCGGCGCCCGCCTGAAGATGACGGCGGCATCCTGGATGACCGTGAGCGTCTCGGGCACGTCCGCCGCAGTCTCCTCCACCGCAGTCTCCTCCACAACCTGAGGATCGACGGGAACGAGGACGCCCACCGGCTCGGCAGGCGCCTCCGCCTCGGTGGGAGCCGCGGGAGTGGGGGGTGCGGGAGTGGGGATCGGCGCTGCCGGGGCGGGAACCGCCGGGGCTAGCGCGGGCTCGGTGGGCGCCGGCACCGCGATCGTCTCCTCAGCCGTGCGCACGTCGATACCCGTCAGCCCTTCGCGCACCCTGAGCGCCGTGCTGTAGACGTTGCCGTCGGCGTCTTGAACGGTGATGGTGATGGTGTCGCTGCCCTGCAACTCGTCCGGGCTCAAGGTCAGGGTGTGGACGCCGGCCTCGAGCCTTCCCACCGGCTCGGCAGGTGCCTCGGGTGCCTCGACCTCCTCTTCGGCAACGGGTTCTTCGACAACGGGCTCGGTAGCCGCCTCAGCCTCCTCTTCGGCCTCGGGTATGACCAGTTCTTGCCGCTGCGCATGAACGTCCTGCGGGCTCAGGCCCAGGTCGCGCTCGGCGGCGATCTCCTGCGGCTCGTAGTCGTTCCAGTCCTCGGGCAACAGGACGTCGTTGCCCCAGGCGGTCAGCGTGTGGTTGATGGCGGCGGCGATGTCCTCGTCGGAGAGTTGCGGCCAAGCCGGCATGACGCCGTTGTAGAGCTGGCCCTCGACCTCGATCTCGCCCTGTAGGCCGTAGAGGAGGACGTGGCTCAGGTAGGTCCTGCCGCCCTCGGCCCTGTACAGGTCGGGGCTGTGGCCGACCAAGGGCGGGAAGGCGCCGGGGACGCCCTGGCCGCCCGGCTGGTGGCAGCTCGCGCAGTTGGCGTTGTAGACCTGCTCGCCTAACTCCTGCCAGTCCCAGCTGGCGGTGATGTCGGCCGGCGCCGTAGCTACGGCTTCGGCGGTCACGGCGCCGACGGAATCCTCCGCGACGCGGTCGACGTCGAGCTCGGTGGCCTCCTCGAGCGCCACCTCCTCGCTGATCTCGATGATCTGGATCTCCTGCCGCTGCGCGTGGACGTCCTGGGGGCTCAAGCCCAGGTCGCGCTCGGCCTCGACCTCCTCGGCGCTGTAGGCCTCGAAGTCCGCGGGGAGAAGCTGGCCGTTGCCCCAGGCCGAGATGATGTAGTTCATCACGTCGCGGATCTCCTCATCGGAGAGCTGGCTCCAAGGGGGCATGACGCCGTTGTAGGGGCGGCCGAGCACCTCGATCTCGCCCTGCAGGCCGTAGAGGAGCACGTGGCTGAGGTACTCACGGCCGCCTGCGGAAAGGACGATGGCAGGGGCGTGGACGGTGAGCTGCGGGAAGGCGCCGGGAACGCCTTCGCCGTTCGCCTGGTGACAGCTTGCGCAGTTGGCCAGGTAGACCGCCTCGCCGTCGCCGGGGTCTACGGCGACGGGCACGACGCGGTCGTCGTGGGGTACCGTGGCCGTGGCCGTCGCCGTGATGAGGCCGGCTCGAGCCTCGAGCGCCTGTTGGTCGGGCTGGAAGAACTCGAAGATCACCAGCATCGCCGCCAGCGTCCCCACCCCGATGATGAGGCCGCTCATAAAGAGCCCCGAGAGGAGGCGGTTGTCGTACTTGAGATGCATGAAGAACATGATGACCATCATGAACTTGGCGATCGACAGCGTGTAGAGCCAGAAGAGGATGGCGCCCGACGAGAGAAAGGTCGGCGGAAACTCGACGATGTAGTACTCGGTGTAGGTGATCCCCGCCAGGATGACGGCAATAAGAATGTAGGTCTTGACGCTGGGATGATGCTGGGTGGTGTCTTTGGCTGCTTGGCTCATGTTGGTCCTTAGACGAACTCGATGAGGTAGACCACGGTGAAGATGACGATCCAGACGATGTCGACGAAGTGCCAGTAGAGCGCGGCCACGTCGAGGTCGAGCGCGTTCTTGCTGGTCATGGGCCTCACGAAGGACGTGATCAGGAAGGACGTGAGCCAGAGAATGCCGATGGCCACGTGAACGCCGTGCGTCCCGGTCAGGGTGAAGAAGGTGCTGCCGAAGAGGTTTTGCTGTAAGGTCAGCCCCTCGTGGACGAAGTGGATAAACTCATAGGCCTGAAAGCCCAGGAAGATGAGGCCGAAAAAGCACACCCCCGCCGTCCACAGCCGAAACTTGGGGATGTTGTCCTTCTGCAAGGCGTCGAGGCCCAAGACCATCAGAAAGGAGCTCATCAGCAGGACGAAGGTGCTCAGCGTGGTCAGCGGGATGTCCAAGATTTCGGTGGGAAAGGGTCCCACCAGGCTGCGGCCGCTGTAGACGAGATAGGTGGCGATGAGCGCCCCGAAGAACATGCAGTCCGAGGCCAAAAAGGCCCACATCAGCATCTTCTTGTCGGGAACCGTGGTGCTGCGGTGCTCCTCGGGATGGTGCTCCTGGGCGGACTGGCTGACGGTGGGGATGCTCATGCGGGTTCCTTGGGCTGGATATGGCCGCCGCCCACGCCCTCAAAGGCCCAGGCGTAGAGCGACGCGATAAAGGCCAGGCCGCCGATCACGGCGACGGGCAGGCTGGTGTAGACGACGCCGTAGCCGAAGGTCATCAGGCTCACCGAGGCGAAGAGCGGGTACCAGGACTGGCCGGGCATATGGAAGCCGTGCGACTTGTCGCCCGTCTTGGGCACGCTCTCGTCCTTCATGGGCAGGCCCGGCCACATCACCGCCTGGTCGCCCTCGCCCGTGGATTCTTGCTGCGTGGGTCCCAGACGGTCGTCGGGCTGCTCCTCGGGGTACTTCTTCACCCAGAAGTCCTCGCGGTCATGCACCTCGGGAAGCTCGGCGAAGTTGTAGACGGGTGGCGGCGAGGGAATCGTCCACTCGAGCGTGCGCCCGTCCCAGGGGTCGGCGGAGGCCTTTTTCCCCCTCATGAGGCCGTGCGCCAGGTTGTAGAGAAAGAGCGCGACGCCCGCGGCCAGGACAAAGGCCCCGACGGTCGAGACCATGTTCCAGAGGTTCCAGCCCATGTTGTCGGCGTAGGTGTAGACGCGTCGGTTCATGCCCGCCAGACCCAGGTAGTGCATGGGGAAGAAGGCCACGTTGAAGCCGATCAGCATCAGCCAGAAGACCCACCTGCCGATAGCTTCGTTCATCAGCCTGCCGGTCACCTTGGGAAACCAGAAGTAGAGGCCCGCGAAGAGGCCGAAGAGGCTGCCGCCGATCAACACGTAGTGTAAGTGCGCCACCACGAAATAGGTATCGGTGTGCTGGGCGTTATGCGGTACCGCCGCGTGCATCACCCCGGAGATGCCGCCGATGGTGAAGTTGGAGATCAGCCCGACGGCAAAGAGCATGGCGGTGGTAAAGCGCAGCTGCCCGCCCCACATGGTGCCCAGCCAGTTGAAGATCTTGACCCCGGTGGGAATGGCGATGGCCATGGTGGTCAGCGCAAAGGCGGTGTTGGCGACCGGTCCCAGGCCCGTCACGAACATGTGGTGGCTCCACACCGTAAAGCCCTGGAAGCCGATCAGGATGCCCGCGAAAACCATCACCGCGTAGCCGAAGAGCGGCTTGCGCGAAAAGGTCGGGACCACTTCGGAGATGATCCCAAAGGCGGGCAGGATCAGAATATAGACCTCGGGGTGGCCGAAGATCCAGAAGAGGTGCTGCCACATGATCGGCAAACCGCCGCCCTCGGGGTTGAAAAAGAGGGTGCCGAAGGTGCGGTCCATGGTCAGCTGAAAGAGCGCGATGGTGATGGCGGGAAAGGCCAGGATGACCAGAAACTGCACCACCAGGGTCATCCACACGAACAGCGGCATGCGCATCATGGTCATGCCGGGGGCGCGCATGTTGATGATGGTGACGATGAAGTTGAAGCCGGCGACCAGGGAGGCGATGCCCAGGATCTGCAGGCCGATAATCCAGAAGTCGATGCCGTTGCCGGCATTGTACTCCAGCAGGGTCATGGGCGCGTAGCCGAACCAGCCGGCGTTGGGCGCGCCGCCAAGAAACCAGCTCGAGTTCAGCAGGATGCCGCCGCACAAAAAGGTCCAGAAGCTGAACGAGTTGAGGCGCGGAAAGGCTACGTCGCGCGCGCCGATCATGAGCGGCACCAGAAAGTTGAAAAAGGCCGCCGAGAGCGGCATGATGCCCAAAAAGATCATGGTGGTGCCGTGC
The Deinococcota bacterium genome window above contains:
- a CDS encoding SDR family oxidoreductase, whose product is MNKILVTGATGYIGGRLVARLLENGREIRCLARDKEHLQGKAWVERVEVVQGDVLEPATLPAALEGIDTAYYLIHSMGASARGFEDRDRRAALNFAQAAREAEVRHIVYLGGLGNEGEMSSHLESRQETGRSLASTGIPTTEFRAAIIVGSGSLSFEMIRYLTERLPVMITPKWVGTRVQPIAVRDVLSYLEHAIERPPKGHKVVEIGGPDVFSYREMMFGYAAARGLTRTMIPVPVLSPRLSSYWVNLITPIPASIARPLIRGLGSEVVVRDPEPARAYPVAPIPYAAALKLALDRTSQGAVETLWSAPLSAVPRGTPPGVKLQDTEGMLVEKRSLQTDAEPEAVYRVVLGIGGARGYFTFNWAWRLRGLLDLLWGGVGMRRGRRDPDTLLPGDSVDFWRVESLAENRHLQLRAEMKVPGRAWLRFDLRPCDGGGSAVVQTAFFEPKGLFGFLYWWALYPVHLFLFSAMIRAIVTRAEALEARAEREDRLKTGSARG
- a CDS encoding GGDEF domain-containing protein; its protein translation is MTELKLLNRAEFDEHLAALPENQPLSLALIDLDHFQEVNESHGQAVGDEILRGVERILTRSLPAEAIVARIGGDEYAAALPDMPAESALILLEEVRGHFSSREASPSLPRKMTLSVGIAGRPPHAKTLEELFRAADEALYRAKSEGRGRTAIYVESKMTLKSNYYPKAGLERLAKLSNALNRTEASLLREALDSLLGKYSEEL
- a CDS encoding type II toxin-antitoxin system PemK/MazF family toxin produces the protein MVVRQGDVFWISLAEPSASEPGFRHPHVVIQNNVFNRSRINTVVVCALTSNLKRATAPGNVLLEPREAGLSKRSVVNVSHIFTVDKGQLDERMGRLSAERVREVLDGVRLLTEPRDA
- a CDS encoding DUF3208 domain-containing protein; its protein translation is MNDSAIKLLQGYIWHPQEASIELGDYLPETLGEDIYLIWDTITPPFTFFDDGTLAASQRIYQFTVVKLDVQQGDDPKAMLPWLEELIGQRLEATPGSVGWQIFGDLRNLTPIED
- a CDS encoding HAD family phosphatase, which produces MTEIKAIAFDWGGIFTEGTFDGGAVRNLARAFGVKEDEIAKSYFPLMEAFEVGAFSMAAFHQRFLERSGLTLPFETFRATFLGSVRERAAMFEVLASIPEHYTVGMLSNNVPVLCDAVRGDPRYSRIEHFVFSNEIAVRKPDPRAFAALSAALGVPPEATIFVDDNVGNIEACRKLGYRGILLEHFRGFRQAWDACLPELALGRR
- a CDS encoding cytochrome c oxidase assembly protein codes for the protein MIWSWHLEPPLIAGLLATALGYFVMVGPLRAHHAPAKSFPKTHSLYFVLGLVALYLALGSPLDLLGSTFLFSAHMAQHMLLIYLVPPLLLNGIPPWLLYPLLRGVRLFWLARLLTKPVIALVVFNVVLVFWHMPAFYEATLTSRLVHNLEHLSFLLAGILMWWPLLSPTPQLRRLHHGGQLIYIFGLSVTQLPIVGFITFSPSLLYPSYALAPRVFDISPLADQQLGGVIMSLCGMIVLTTVFTVVFFRWYQVSEARARLPARQTARQVEV
- a CDS encoding c-type cytochrome, which translates into the protein MSQAAKDTTQHHPSVKTYILIAVILAGITYTEYYIVEFPPTFLSSGAILFWLYTLSIAKFMMVIMFFMHLKYDNRLLSGLFMSGLIIGVGTLAAMLVIFEFFQPDQQALEARAGLITATATATVPHDDRVVPVAVDPGDGEAVYLANCASCHQANGEGVPGAFPQLTVHAPAIVLSAGGREYLSHVLLYGLQGEIEVLGRPYNGVMPPWSQLSDEEIRDVMNYIISAWGNGQLLPADFEAYSAEEVEAERDLGLSPQDVHAQRQEIQIIEISEEVALEEATELDVDRVAEDSVGAVTAEAVATAPADITASWDWQELGEQVYNANCASCHQPGGQGVPGAFPPLVGHSPDLYRAEGGRTYLSHVLLYGLQGEIEVEGQLYNGVMPAWPQLSDEDIAAAINHTLTAWGNDVLLPEDWNDYEPQEIAAERDLGLSPQDVHAQRQELVIPEAEEEAEAATEPVVEEPVAEEEVEAPEAPAEPVGRLEAGVHTLTLSPDELQGSDTITITVQDADGNVYSTALRVREGLTGIDVRTAEETIAVPAPTEPALAPAVPAPAAPIPTPAPPTPAAPTEAEAPAEPVGVLVPVDPQVVEETAVEETAADVPETLTVIQDAAVIFRRAPPEPGVTAPVREADRVLMRSAPPEVPEPEGTPEDGDPEDGDPEDREDAPLGVFPTVPAPETAPADAPAAAAPVPTPSDPLLTDDTGVLEPAEASEPPPAADLAAVGLSADEAHSLLAQGQHLYSAACVRCHLPDGQGRAGIASLRDNPVVQGEVSTLAGVPHSGHGDMPSLIVLSDRELAAVLSYLRQGFDNAAGLVTEAQVAAFNP
- a CDS encoding cytochrome c oxidase subunit 3; this translates as MSIPTVSQSAQEHHPEEHRSTTVPDKKMLMWAFLASDCMFFGALIATYLVYSGRSLVGPFPTEILDIPLTTLSTFVLLMSSFLMVLGLDALQKDNIPKFRLWTAGVCFFGLIFLGFQAYEFIHFVHEGLTLQQNLFGSTFFTLTGTHGVHVAIGILWLTSFLITSFVRPMTSKNALDLDVAALYWHFVDIVWIVIFTVVYLIEFV
- the ctaD gene encoding cytochrome c oxidase subunit I, whose amino-acid sequence is MAVGSRVARPRAGGWFRRPTSETGLASWLTTVDHKRIGILYFLAGFFFFLFGGLEALLMRLQLSTPEGTLVGPELYNQLFTMHGTTMIFLGIMPLSAAFFNFLVPLMIGARDVAFPRLNSFSFWTFLCGGILLNSSWFLGGAPNAGWFGYAPMTLLEYNAGNGIDFWIIGLQILGIASLVAGFNFIVTIINMRAPGMTMMRMPLFVWMTLVVQFLVILAFPAITIALFQLTMDRTFGTLFFNPEGGGLPIMWQHLFWIFGHPEVYILILPAFGIISEVVPTFSRKPLFGYAVMVFAGILIGFQGFTVWSHHMFVTGLGPVANTAFALTTMAIAIPTGVKIFNWLGTMWGGQLRFTTAMLFAVGLISNFTIGGISGVMHAAVPHNAQHTDTYFVVAHLHYVLIGGSLFGLFAGLYFWFPKVTGRLMNEAIGRWVFWLMLIGFNVAFFPMHYLGLAGMNRRVYTYADNMGWNLWNMVSTVGAFVLAAGVALFLYNLAHGLMRGKKASADPWDGRTLEWTIPSPPPVYNFAELPEVHDREDFWVKKYPEEQPDDRLGPTQQESTGEGDQAVMWPGLPMKDESVPKTGDKSHGFHMPGQSWYPLFASVSLMTFGYGVVYTSLPVAVIGGLAFIASLYAWAFEGVGGGHIQPKEPA